In the genome of Dermacentor silvarum isolate Dsil-2018 chromosome 1, BIME_Dsil_1.4, whole genome shotgun sequence, one region contains:
- the LOC125942460 gene encoding uncharacterized protein LOC125942460 produces MVKCFVPNCNTGTPLCTERRTLFSTPLDEERRAEWARVIGRCDKQLTRSDKVCERHFEPHFVLRTWTRQYKGRVFQGDRKPCLSNDAVPTIFEPSPPPAKEPAERPTKIARKVVGDGRLKKCCAVRPAAKRRRRGKQPNSSDRAFTKSAATKVNDSARVSSREVAGGGVESTTVDECDDWEPTMTTIPHKVYVVRKKPSRQVVGNGGVLPTNAPAYSRGPGNDAHCLPSDATLCENLSSVSAVADDQQLRTETRVTESLVVPSGTSLSHSPGVGSSSGNAQTYPGTTTELKSTNTDRAAAIMLTPFDELFSAAKQLSLPSSSWAVHCIEENGVRDIVASEIVVEHKPPAIAVRACKTVHVKSDMSVAILLMGKPVQTISGISTELSSASDLEQLLNALDSVRICKGGPEHKEYASIEPTCAYIDSFKCWRHNQCPIVLTSPGGSCKQCCALRETFQCHMSSVLDGKGAGTPLKCIGEPQTGIGMWKELLHNAVGSLRETNSRLKTQLQALRGELTQVKLDINLEPEEEIKQEINTDESSTSEDCEEEEGSVAQLYVVY; encoded by the coding sequence ATGGTCAAGTGCTTCGTTCCCAATTGCAATACGGGTACCCCGTTGTGTACCGAGCGTCGGACACTCTTCAGCACTCCCTTGGACGAAGAGAGGCGCGCAGAGTGGGCGCGAGTGATCGGACGATGCGACAAGCAACTGACGCGCAGCGACAAGGTGTGCGAGAGGCACTTCGAGCCGCATTTCGTTCTGAGAACGTGGACGAGGCAGTACAAGGGCCGCGTTTTTCAAGGCGATAGGAAACCGTGCCTGTCGAACGACGCCGTTCCGACGATATTTGAAccgtcgccgccgccggcaaAGGAGCCTGCGGAACGTCCGACGAAGATAGCGAGAAAGGTTGTGGGTGACGGACGCCTGAAGAAATGTTGTGCTGTGCGCCCCGCGGCTAAGAGGAGGAGGCGTGGTAAGCAACCGAACAGCAGCGACAGAGCGTTCACGAAAAGTGCAGCAACGAAGGTGAATGACAGCGCGCGGGTTTCGTCGCGAGAAGTTGCGGGAGGTGGCGTCGAATCGACGACTGTAGACGAGTGCGATGACTGGGAGCCCACGATGACAACGATACCGCACAAGGTGTATGTTGTTAGAAAGAAACCCTCGCGACAGGTTGTAGGTAATGGTGGCGTGCTCCCAACGAATGCACCCGCATACAGCAGAGGACCAGGCAACGATGCACATTGTCTACCAAGTGACGCGACGCTTTGTGAAAACTTGTCTTCGGTGAGTGCAGTGGCTGATGACCAGCAGCTTCGCACCGAGACACGTGTCACCGAAAGCCTTGTGGTACCCAGTGGCACCTCATTATCGCATTCCCCTGGTGTTGGTAGTAGTAGTGGCAATGCACAGACTTATCCTGGTACCACTACCGAACTGAAATCGACTAACACAGACAGAGCAGCAGCAATTATGCTGACTCCCTTTGATGAACTGTTCAGTGCTGCCAAACAGCTCAGTCTACCTAGCAGCTCGTGGGCAGTTCACTGCATTGAGGAGAACGGTGTGCGTGACATAGTGGCCTCAGAAATTGTTGTGGAGCACAAACCGCCAGCGATCGCCGTTCGCGCTTGCAAAACCGTGCACGTCAAGAGTGACATGTCTGTTGCCATCTTGTTGATGGGAAAGCCGGTCCAAACAATCAGTGGCATCAGCACAGAACTGTCGAGTGCCTCCGATTTGGAACAATTGCTCAATGCCTTAGACTCGGTTCGCATCTGTAAAGGAGGCCCGGAGCATAAAGAATATGCGTCGATAGAACCAACGTGTGCGTACATTGACTCTTTTAAATGCTGGAGGCACAATCAGTGCCCAATCGTCCTGACCAGTCCTGGTGGCTCTTGTAAACAATGTTGTGCGCTTCGTGAAACATTCCAGTGCCACATGTCAAGTGTCCTCGATGGAAAGGGAGCAGGTACACCACTGAAGTGCATTGGAGAACCACAGACGGGCATCGGAATGTGGAAGGAACTACTTCATAATGCTGTGGGGTCGCTTAGAGAGACTAATTCGAGGCTCAAGACGCAGCTTCAAGCACTACGTGGGGAGTTGACACAAGTGAAACTGGACATTAATCTTGAGCCAGAGGAAGAAATTAAACAGGAGATCAACACAGACGAGAGTAGCACCTCTGAAGATTGTgaagaggaggagggaagtgttGCGCAACTTTATGTTGTTTACTGA